Proteins co-encoded in one Macrobrachium nipponense isolate FS-2020 chromosome 24, ASM1510439v2, whole genome shotgun sequence genomic window:
- the LOC135203774 gene encoding glutamate receptor-like, with the protein MAQSANHLRVAVGSWPPWCELAFGANGSVEATGIAVEIFKIVVQKMNYTYTYVTAGNDEWGRLLQNGTWTGLIGMNVYGKSDMALGPFVVSWVRSLAVDYSSILYFDHNGIFLPRPRQEKDLANFTRPLSAETWLALAVVLGLSAILGLVMNHLLSPPTRYCSGELQSLLPKYESGFNPVWIIAQLLNEPYPVIPPTHTGRVFMVTWLIAAFIIDAAYVGVLTSILAVPRVTIPVDSLEDLVSYGKIPWAIEEGTSLHQLLQQATEGLYKDVYDKKSYMVYGCYEARDRVKSERMAVLCDMLTMRKAINDDFSTTGQCNFHIARRPIFALSIAYAFPKKSKLTEEFNKWLIPLSESGLVIRRVLDSTSNATSCMRTLGKSGPASPILAFMDLAGVFALWIGGLFLSTIFLAAELVFYHTKLSDYI; encoded by the exons ATGGCTCAGTCTGCAAACCACCTCCGCGTTGCCGTTGGTTCTTGGCCTCCCTGGTGTGAGCTCGCCTTCGGAGCCAATGGCTCCGTGGAGGCCACGGGAATCGCCGTCGAAATATTCAAGATCGTCGTTCAGAAGATGAATTACAC GTATACCTACGTCACGGCCGGAAATGACGAATGGGGCCGGCTGTTGCAAAACGGCACTTGGACCGGACTCATCGGGATGAACGTGTATGGG AAATCGGACATGGCTCTGGGACCCTTCGTGGTGTCGTGGGTACGAAGTCTGGCCGTAGACTACTCTAGCATCCTCTACTTCGACCACAACGGGATATTCCTGCCTAGACCGAGGCAGGAGAAGGACCTCGCAAACTTCACCAGGCCTTTGTCTGCCGAG ACTTGGCTTGCCCTAGCAGTGGTCTTGGGACTAAGCGCCATCTTAGGCCTAGTGATGAACCACCTCCTCTCACCACCAACGCGATACTGCTCTGGGGAACTACAGAGTCTGCTGCCCAAATACGAATCTGGCTTTAACCCTGTCTGGATCATCGCTCAGTTACTCAATGAAC CTTACCCAGTAATTCCACCGACTCATACAGGACGCGTTTTCATGGTCACCTGGCTCATTGCTGCCTTCATCATAGACGCAGCCTATGTAGGGGTCTTGACATCCATTTTAGCTGTACCCAGGGTGACTATTCCAGTGGATTCCTTGGAGGACTTAGTATCCTACGGAAAGATCCCTTGGGCAATAGAGGAAGGAACATCTCTTCATCAGTTGCTGCAG CAAGCCACGGAAGGGTTATACAAAGATGTCTACGACAAGAAAAGCTACATGGTTTACGGGTGTTACGAAGCAAGAGACCGGGTCAAGTCAGAGCGCATGGCTGTTCTTTGTGACATGCTCACCATGCGGAAG GCAATAAACGACGACTTCTCAACGACGGGACAATGCAACTTCCACATCGCCCGGAGGCCTATATTCGCTCTGTCCATTGCCTACGCGTTTCCGAAGAAGAGTAAGCTCACGGAGGAATTTAATAAATG GTTGATTCCTCTGAGTGAATCAGGCCTGGTAATAAGGAGAGTCCTCGACTCCACGTCCAATGCCACAAGCTGTATGCGCACTTTGGGGAAAAGTGGTCCTGCCAGCCCCATACTGGCTTTTATGGATCTAGCTGGTGTTTTTGCACTGTGGATTGGAG gACTCTTCCTTAGTACCATCTTCCTGGCTGCTGAGCTTGTCTTCTACCACACGAAGCTTTCGGACTACATATGA